In Plasmodium gaboni strain SY75 chromosome 14, whole genome shotgun sequence, one genomic interval encodes:
- a CDS encoding putative fibrillarin: MTDSFRGGSGNFKRNSSNFGKGNNNPVRKGSNWKGFNGGRGGGGGRGGGGGRGGGGGGRGGGGGRGGGGGRGGGGGRGNKDRKSFKKDNKSGKVIVVPHRFPGVYLLKGKSDILVTKNLVPGESVYGEKRYEVMTEDEKIEYRVWNPFRSKLGACLMGGVGNMPIKPGCKVLYLGAANGTSVSHVSDMVGDEGVVYAVEFSHRSGRDLTNMSKKRSNIVPIVEDARQPTKYRMLVDMVDVVFADVAQPDQARIVAINAHMFLKTGGWFIISIKANCVDSTAKPEVVFASEMEKLKKENCKPKEKLTLEPFHRHHAIVLGMYR; encoded by the exons atgacAG ACTCTTTTAGGGGCGGATCAGGGAATTTTAAGAGGAACAGCAGTAATTTTGGGAAGGGAAATAATAACCCAGTACGTAAAGGAAGTAATTGGAAAGGTTTCAATGGTGGTCGAGGAGGAGGTGGAGGAAGAGGTGGTGGAGGTGGACGAGGCGGAGGAGGTGGAGGAAGAGGCGGAGGAGGCGGAAGAGGTGGTGGAGGTGGACGAGGTGGTGGTGGTGGAAGAGGAAATAAAGATAGAAAGagttttaaaaaagataataaatCTGGAAAAGTAATTGTAGTACCTCATAGATTTCCAGgtgtttatttattaaaaggAAAATCAGATATATTAGTTACGAAAAATTTAGTTCCTGGAGAAAGTGTATATGGTGAAAAAAGATATGAAGTAATGACAGAAGATGAGAAAATAGAATATAGAGTATGGAATCCATTTAGATCTAAATTAGGTGCATGTTTAATGGGAGGTGTAGGTAATATGCCTATAAAACCAGGATGTAAAGTTTTATATTTAGGTGCAGCAAATGGTACTTCTGTTTCTCACGTTTCTGATATGGTAGGTGATGAAGGTGTTGTTTATGCTGTTGAATTTTCTCATAGGTCAGGTAGAGATTTAACAAATATGTCTAAAAAGAGATCAAATATTGTTCCAATTGTCGAAGATGCAAGACAACCAACTAAATATAGAATGCTTGTAGATATGGTAGATGTTGTTTTTGCTGATGTCGCACAACCTGATCAAGCTCGTATCGTTGCTATTAATGCACatatgtttttaaaaacagGAGGATggtttattatttctattaaAGCTAATTGTGTTGATTCCACTGCTAAACCAGAAGTGGTATTTGCATCTGAAATGGAAAagttaaaaaaagaaaattgTAAACCCAAAGAAAAATTAACCCTTGAGCCATTCCACCGTCATCATGCTATAGTTTTGGGAATGTATCGATAA
- a CDS encoding hypothetical protein (conserved Plasmodium protein, unknown function): MAKHKKKEEHDEKRDNSELKNIKNKLEDLKNKTQICDEKNEDIKKSVDPYNDLKLHILNILDETRKCIREKESMQKIHGNNMEVIKRGNIIYNNMKNVETYFIKLEDILNKQLKQKYNFSKEELLDKNETFELLKRQMYECKKLSNYDEIKNTYVVNFNDIKNKPKLNKKDTSDISHDEDDLVVINRWKERDKQFNEDILKIGEVIDKIGANTVILTQKAEEQNEIILNLHEQTEKTQDNVKEVNVEIKKVMKKHSQVTWCCRITLVIIFLMLVVLTSNIISNKFLKKL; encoded by the exons ATGGCTAAACATAAGAAGAAAGAGGAACATGATGAAAAGCGTGATAACAGTGagttaaaaaatataaagaacAAATTAGAAGACTTGAAAAACAAAACACAAATATGcgatgaaaaaaatgaagatataaaGAAATCTGTTGATCCATATAATGATTTAAAATTACacattttaaatatattagatGAAACTAGAAAATGTATAAGAGAAAAAGAAAGTATGCAGAAAATACATGGAAACAATATGGAAGTTATTAAAAGAggaaatattatatataacaatatgAAAAACGTAgaaacatattttataaaattagaagatatattaaataaacaattaaaacaaaaatataatttttcaaaagaagaattattagataaaaatgaaacatTTGAATTATTGAAAAGACAAATGTATGaatgtaaaaaattaagtaattatgatgaaattaaaaatacatatgtagttaattttaatgatattaaGAATAAACCTAAATTGAATA aaaaGGACACGAGTGATATATCTCATGATGAAGATGACTTAGTAGTCATAAATAGATGGAAAGAAAGAGACAAGCAATTTAACGaagatattttaaaaatagGTGAAGTGATAGATAAAATAGGAGCTAACACTGTTATATTAACTCAAAAAGCTGAAGAGCAAAATGAAATCATCTTAAATTTACATGAACAAACAGAAAAAACACAAGACAATGTTAAAGAGGTAAATGTGgaaattaaaaaagttATGAAGAAACATTCTCAGGTAACTTGGTGTTGTAGAATTACACTagttattatttttcttatgTTAGTAGTTTTAACGTctaatattatatcaaacaaatttttaaaaaaattataa